The nucleotide sequence ACAAACAAAGTTGAAACAACAGTAAACGATTTAAAAGAAAATACTTCAGAGGAAATTGAGCAAAACAATTCCAATGACAATGAAGCTATTAGTTTATGGGCACAAATCAAAGAAGATTTTAATGTGCCAAAAGTTAATGATCCGGCATTAAATTCTACTATAGAATTGGTTTTTAACTACCCAGGTGTTTGGGCTATTATAAATCATAGAATTGCCCACCGTTTATATAAAAATAACTTTAAAATATTGGGTCGTATTATTATGGGAATTACTCAGTTTTTATGTAATATGGATATTCACCCGGCATCCGTAATTGGAAGACGCGTATTTATTGATCATGGAATTGGTGTTGTAATTGGGCAAACTGCCATTATAGAAAATGATGTTCTTATTTATCAAGGCGTTACTTTAGGTGGAGTTTCTTTAAGTAA is from Campylobacteraceae bacterium and encodes:
- the cysE gene encoding serine O-acetyltransferase, translated to MSSDNTSETNKVETTVNDLKENTSEEIEQNNSNDNEAISLWAQIKEDFNVPKVNDPALNSTIELVFNYPGVWAIINHRIAHRLYKNNFKILGRIIMGITQFLCNMDIHPASVIGRRVFIDHGIGVVIGQTAIIENDVLIYQGVTLGGVSLSKGKRHPTVKAHTVIGSGAKILGNITMGRNSRIGANSVVICDVPDDSTAVGVPAKIIHRGSCKKTKLNHADLPDINKEMFEYLLKRVALLEHALKKHDHIDLSTEDHDLESIYEEFITAMNSIKK